The following are encoded in a window of Coregonus clupeaformis isolate EN_2021a unplaced genomic scaffold, ASM2061545v1 scaf0035, whole genome shotgun sequence genomic DNA:
- the LOC121557549 gene encoding ribosomal RNA-processing protein 8, translating into MKNKKKCKNKFKIKNGENSTPPETTVQKDTEDGPKVASDVNRKTAVDQTQQHQTKKNKQQKEGERKTQKRKKVPEGKEMTFTETASTPGTETEGEQRAGPQEREAQENAPGQSPENKKQPTEQKEETRTTEEVKEAPADRSAALRSRMEQRLESARFRYINEVLYTTSSGEAKRMFRQDPQAFGIYHRGFTAQVQRWPANPVDAIISYIRHKPASLVVADFGCGDCKIAVSVKNKVHSFDLAPICDSVTVCDMANVPLKDGTVDIAVFCLSLMGTNLGDFLVEANRVLVMGGILKITEVASRFENVRNFMGALSSLGFKLVTKDTENSHFYSFEFEKIAEAPERIKKAGGLELRPCVYKKR; encoded by the exons ATGAAGAACAAGAAGAAATGTAAAAACAAGTTCAAAATTAAAAATGGAGAGAATTCCACACCCCCAGAGACCACTGTGCAAAAGGACACAGAAGATGGACCAAAAGTAGCTTCTGATGTGAACAGGAAAACAGCGGTTGACCAGACACAACAACACCAGACAAAGAAAAACAAACAGCAGAAAGAGGGTGAGCGTAAAACACAGAAAAGGAAAAAGGTCCCAGAGGGAAAAGAGATGACCTTCACTGAGACTGCTTCCACTCCAGGCACA GAAACAGAAGGAGAGCAAAGAGCAGGACCGCAGGAGAGAGAAGCTCAGGAGAATGCTCCGGGCCAGAGCCCGGAAAATAAAAAGCAACCTACAGAGCAGAAGgaggagacacgcaccacagaggAGGTGAAAGAGGCTCCTGCCGACCGCTCGGCTGCTCTGAGGTCCCGCATGGAGCAGCGCTTGGAGTCAGCGCGGTTCCGTTATATTAACGAGGTTCTGTACACCACGTCTAGTGGGGAGGCTAAACGCATGTTCAGACAGGACCCCCAGGCCTTTGGCATCTACCACAGGGGCTTCACGGCACAGGTCCAGCGCTGGCCAGCTAATCCTGTTGACGCCATCATCTCCTACATACGCCACAA GCCTGCCTCTCTGGTGGTGGCAGATTTCGGCTGTGGCGACTGCAAAATTGCTGTTAGCGTGAAGAACAAAGTGCACAGTTTTGACTTGGCACCTATCTGTGACAGTGTAACTGTCTGTGACATGGCTAAT GTACCTCTCAAGGATGGCACTGTGGACATAgctgtattctgtctctctcttatgGGGACCAACCTTGGGGATTTCCTAGTTGAGGCTAACCGTGTGCTGGTGATGGG GGGTATCCTGAAAATTACAGAGGTGGCAAGTAGATTTGAGAATGTGCGGAACTTCATGGGTGCTTTGTCCAGCCTGGGATTCAAGTTGGTCACAAAG GACACAGAGAATAGCCACTTTTACTCCTTTGAGTTTGAGAAGATTGCAGAAGCTCCAGAGAGGATAAAGAAGGCAGGAGGACTGGAGCTGAGGCCTTGTGTGTACAAGAAACGATGA